The segment ACATCGGCGATCGCAGCGTGCGCGGCCTTTGAAAGCGCCGCCATTCGCCGCAACCGCCCCTGGTATTCGGCCGCGGTCAGTGACGCCATCTTGTCGAAGCGCGAGCCCACCATCGGATCGATATCCGCAAGGAAGTCCGGCAATACGTCCTGAATGAAACTCGCAAATTCGAACGACGACAATCCGCCCGTCCGGAAAATTGCATCGACTTCGTCGAGGTCGGGAATATCGACCCTGGATATCCGCGCACCCGCCGCTTCGAGTTCCGCCAGCGCCTCGTGAACGCCCTCGGCAACACCGGGGTCACACGCGTCAAAAAACGTCTCGCACACGCCGATGCGGAAATCACCCGCGACCGCGGTATCGATATCGGCCAGAAACCGCTCCCGATCACCGCTCGCCGCGGGGTCGATTACCGAGAATGCGAGCGCCCCATCAGCGACCGAACGCGCCAGCACGCCCGGTGTATCGAGCGTGTGGCTCAAGGGTGTGATCCCTTCGGTCGACCAGCGGCCCTGGGTGGTCTTGATCCCGACCGTGCCGGTCATGCTGGCGGGCATGCGCACCGAACCCGCCGTGTCGGTGCCGAGCGCCAGCAGCGCCGAGCCTTCCCAGAGACTTACCCCCGCCCCCGCGCTGGAGCCGCCGGGCGCGCGGTGATCTTTGGCATCCCACGGGTTGCGCGGCGTGCCCCAATGGGGATTCGTTCCCAGCGCGCCGAAGGCGAACTGGACGGTATGCGTTTTGCCTGAGAACGCCGCGAGCTGGCCGCGAAGCGCCCGGACGACCGGGCCTTCGTGACGCCAATCGACCGGAAGTTCGCGCGGCGATCCGGCGAAGGTCGGATAGCCGCGAACACCGTACAAATCCTTCACCGAAATCGGAATCCCCTGCAACGGCCCGAGATCGATCCCGACCGCCAAGGCCCGATCGGCAACATCGGCCTCGGCGCGAAACCGCATCGGCTCCCAACTCTTGTAGGCCGAGAATGTCGCGTCGCCCGCGTCATGAGAGGCGATCGCCGCGTCGGCGAGTGCCGTTGCCGACAATTTGTTCTCGCGCAAATCGCGCGCCAGGTCTGCGATTGCCGCCGCGTTTCGAAGATCGTCCATCCCCACTCCCGTCGTCGCGCGCACATGGTGATGCGCGAATAGCCATCCGAACATTTAACCAAAAGAAACTGCTCCGCAAATGCGCAGCTTGGCCGCCCAGCTTAGGCCCCTGTTAACGGATCGGCGCATACAAATCTCGCCGCATTGTGTGAGTGAAAAATAAAGGCATGCCGAGCCGGTGATACCCGGGCGGTCCGTATGAACCATGTTGAAGAAAAATCTATTCTACGCCGCGACATACCGACCGGTGATCACGGTCAGTGTTCTCGCCCTACTCACGGCGGCGATCGTGGCGTACCAGGTTGTCTCGATTGTCGACGGCACACGGCGGGCAACCGCGCTCGAGGCGGCCATTTCCTATTCGCGCGCGATCAGTTCGATCCGCAACTACTACTCATCAGTGGTCGTCCCGCGCGCCCGCGCGGCGGGCACCAAGGTCACGCATGAGTATCACGATCTCGATGGCGCCATACCGCTGCCGGCAACACTGACGATCGAACTCGGTGAGAGCGTCAGCCGCACATCATCGGGCGGTGATTTTCGCCTCCTGAGCAGCTATCCATTCCCCTGGCGCACCGAGGGCGGCGCGCAAGACAATTTCGAATCCGCTGCGCTCACCGCCGTGGAAGGCGGCCAGGCCGAAGATTTCGTACAGGTGGTGGATCACGACGGCCAGGCCGAATTGCGTTACGCCCAGGCCGTTCGAATGAAGGCAAGCTGCGTTGCGTGTCATAACAGCTACCCCGAAAGCCCGCGCATCGACTGGAAGGTCGGCGATGTTCGCGGTATCCAGAGCGTTCGTGTCCCGCTTCCGGACTTTCTCGGCACGTCGGGCGGGGCGTCGAATACATCTTCCATCCTCGAACAGTTCGCGGCGATCATCGCGGTGCTGCTGGCCGCCCTGGCCCTGATCGGCTCCCTGCTCTACGGCATGAAGATACTGGTGACGCGGCAGAACCGGCTGATCAAGATCGCGCAGAAGCGAAACCGGAAACTCGCGGCGGCCAAAGTCGAGGCGGAAAGTGCCAACCGGATGAAGTCGGACTTCCTCACCAATATGAGCCACGAACTGCGCACGCCCCTGAACGCGGTCATCGGTTTTTCGGACGCAATCAGAAACAACATCGCCGGCCCCATCGGCGATCCCCAGTACACGGAGTATGCCCAACACATCAACGAATCCGGCAATCAGCTCCTGACCATCATCGAAGGCATTCTCGATCTCACCAAAATCGAGTCCGGGGAGCTCCAGCTGCCGGATGAGCAAATCGATATCGCTGCCACGGTCATACAATGCCTGGCGATGCTGGAGGACGAGGCAACACGCAAAACCGTTCGCGTTCAGTTTGATCCCCATTCCGATCTGCCGTCGCTCCGCGCCAACCAGCGCGCCATTCGCCAGGTCCTGCACAATCTCGTCGACAACGCCATCAAGTTCACGCCGGCCGGCGGTAATGTGACGATTTCGGCGCAGCTGGCGGCCGATGGCGCGTTACAGATCACCGTCCTGGACACGGGCCTGGGCATGTCCTCGGAAGAAATCGAAATCGCGAAAAAGCCGTTCGCGCAGGTCGATGGCGGGCTCAACCGCAAGTTCGAGGGGACCGGGATGGGGCTGCATATCTGCAACAAGTTCGTTGAACTCCACGGCGGGCACCTCACGATCGAAAGCGCACCGGGCGCCGGGACGTCGGTGACCATCATTCTCCCGTCCGAACGCCTGAGAACCGACGTGGACGCGGCGGCCTAGCGCCAGCAAACCCCGGGCCAGACCGACCGGCCAAAAGCCAGCCACCGCGCGTGTGGAAGCTGTTGAGCGCCCCACCGGCATGCGCAAGGCTGTTCGTTAACTTTCGCAGAGAAGTATATTCACCTGCCCCCTCGCCGGGGTGCGTGTTTTCTGGCTATTGTGCGCCCAACAAATTCTTGTTTTTGGGGAGAGAGAGCATGCCGGCAGACGCAAACACCATGCAGCGATACAGCCGCGCGCAGATAGAAGCCTTCATGACGCGGTGTTTCGCCGCGACCGGCATGCCCGATGCCGACGCCGCGACCGTGGCCCGCCTGATGGCCGAAGGCGATATGCTGGGCAAGGACTCTCACGGCATTTTCCGGCTGCCCGGATATATCGGGCGCCTCAAGTCGGGTGGCTTCAACCCGACACCGGACATCAGGATCGAGAAAGAACGCACCGCAATGGCGCTGATAGACGGTGACAATGGCATGGGCCATCTCGTCGTCCACAGGGCCGCCGAAGTGGCGATCGAGAAGGCCAAAACAGCCGGTGTCGCCTGGACCGGCCTGCACAGCTCGAACCATGCCGGTGCGGCCGGGGTCTACTCCAATATGGCGCTGGAACATGACATGATCGGCCTTTATGTGGCGGTCGGCAGCGCCAACCATCTGCCGCCCTGGGGCGGCACGGAGTCGCTGCTCTCGACCAACCCGATCGCCGTGTCCGTCCCGGCCGACAAGGAAGATTCGATCGTCCTCGACATGGCCACAACCGTGACGTCCTACGGCAAGGTCAAGGTCTATGCTCAGCGGGGCATCGAGATGCCCGAGGGCTGGATGGTCGGCCATGACGGCAGTCCGTTGACCGACGCCAGCAAGGCGGATACCGGCTATCTGCTGCCGATCGGCGGCCCCAAGGGTTACGGGCTGGCGCTGATCTTCGGCATCCTGGCGGGGACCCTCAACGGTGCCCATTTCGGCAAGAACGTCGTCGACATGAATGCGGACGCCGCGTCGCCGACCAACACCGGACAATTCTACCTGGCGGTCAACATCTCGGCCTTCATGGATGTCGGCGACTTCAAGAAGCAGGTCGACACCGTGATCGCGGAGATGCATGGCTCACCGACACTGCCCGGTGTGGAACGCGTCCGACTGCCGGGTGAAGGCACCCATGCGGCCTATGCGGATCGCACGGCCAACGGCATCCCCCTGCCCGACCCGCTGCTCGAGAACCTTGCCAAGGTCGCCGACGAACTTTCGGTCGACCGGTTAGGTTAGCTCGCGCCGGTCGCACAGCGCGACGGCAAGCCGGACCTTTCAGACATGAGAACCCAGCTGCCACCCCAGGCGAAACCCCAGGTGCCGCTTCTTCAAGCGGTCGCCTGGATGACGGGCACGCTGCTGTCGTTCACCTTGATGGCGATCGCGGTGCGCGAACTGTCGGGCGAAATCCACAGTTTCGAAATCATGTTGTTCCGGAGCGTCGGTGCGCTCGTGATCTTGCTGCCTTTTGCACTGATCATGGGGCGTGCAATCTGGCGGACCGGCAATCTGAAACTTCAGTTCGGCCGCAATTTCGTTCACTTCGCCGCCCAGCTTGGCTGGATCACCGGAATTGGGCTGTTGCCGCTGGCCGAAGTCTTCGCGATCGAGTTTACCGCCCCGATCTGGGCCACGATCCTCGCCGTTCTGTTTCTGGGCGAACGGCTGAACCGGGGCCGTATCGTCGCTGTGGCCTTTGGATTCATCGGCATCCTGATCATCCTGCGGCCCGGAGTCGTGGCTATCGATAACGGCGCGCTGGCCGTCCTGGGCGCCGCCGTGGGGTTCGCCATGACCCTGACGATCACCAAATACATGACCCGCACCGACGCGCCGGTCACGATCCTGCTCTATATGTCCGTGATTCAGTTGCCGATGGGCATCGCACTGTCGGTGTTTGTCTGGGTAACCCCTGACTGGCTGCAACTGTTCTGGCTGTTCGTGGTCGGCGTTGTCGGCCTGTCCGCCCACTATTGTACGGCCAAAGCGCTTTCGATCGCGGACCAGACCATCGTGGTCCCCATGGACTTCATGCGGCTGCCGCTTATCGTGGTGGTCGGACTGCTGCTCTACAGCGAAACCGCTCAGTTGCCGGTGTTAATCGGCGCGCTGATCATCTTCGCCGGGAACTACTACTCGATCCGACTGGAGAACAAGCGGCGCAAGACAATCGAGATGTGATCAACGGTTCGTCCGCGTTCCGGCCAGACCGGCGGGACCGGCCGATGCAGAATGCAACTCACATCGCGCAGCCATGTCGCCCTCACATTCGCGCGAATTGCGACCGAGGTGGCACGTCGTCAGGCATTTCGCTTTCAGCGCACCTGAACCACCCGGAATGTGCGCAACACGCCGTCATGTTCCGTGATCGAGACATATTCACCCTGCACGAGGCTATGCCGATCGAGCTTGAACAGGGGCTCATCCTCGTCCGCCGGTTCATCATCATAATGAAACGCCCAGCCGCGGCCGCGATGGATCAGATGACCGATTTCGTCAGGCTCGTTGTGCCAGAAGCGGCGGACCGTGCATTTGTCGCGCACGTCATGCCACTCATCGCGATCCAGATGTCCATCATCGGTCAGCGGGGCCGCGAACTCGTAGCCGCGCTCCACACTGCCATCGGGGAAATCACTGTCGCGTCCAAGCTCAAGGCGAATACGGCGCAGGGTCATCGATCGAAATCCTTCGGTAGTTTTCCAAGGGTCGACCCACAGCCTAGGCGCAATGTACCGTTCGCAGCTTGACGCACGTCAAAACCGGTTCGGAAACTGCGGAGCCTTCCGGCCCATCCGGGTGCGGCGCCTAGGCGGCCTCGGCGGCTTCCCGGACGGCATCGAGATCCGGGAAAATGACGTGATGCGGGTTGGGCAGCTCGATCAGCCCCTCATCGCGCAAGGCCGTGAACGTTCGGCTGACGGTCTCGATCGTGAGGCCGAGATAATCCGCAATATCGGTCCGCGACATCGGCAGATCGATACTCGCATCCCTGCCCGTACGGTCCAGATGCCGATGCCGGTAGAGCAGGAAGGAAAGAATTTTCTCACGTGCGGTCTTGCGACCCAGCAGAAGCATCTGTTCCTGCGCGGCAACCAGCTCGTCACGACTCATATCGAGGAGCCGTTCGCGAACCGGCGGGATATCCGAAAGCAAACGCTCGAGACCGCTGAGTTTCATGCAGCACAACTCGACCGCACCGATCGCCTCGGCGCCATAGGCGTATGAACTTGCCGTTATCAGTCCGAGAAAATCGCCGGGGGTCAGGAAGCCCGTGACCTGACGGCGACCGTCCGGCAGCAGCTTGTAGAGGCGCACTTCGCCGCCGGAGATATTGAACACATAGTCGGCGGGGTCGCCTTCCTCGAAAATGACCTGCCCCGGTGAATAGTCGCGATGGCTGACAATCGCCTGCAGCTGATCGGTATTCTCATAATCAACGGCGGCGCACATGGCCTTGTGGCGCACATCGCAGGTTTCACATTTGTGATGTGGCCGCTTCTGCGCTTGTTTTGGCGAGTCAGGCATAACGCTTTCTTTCTTGGGAGCCGGCTGGCACCCCGGATATCGTCATTACATTAGCTTTTTTCAATATAGAACGCATCCAATTGAGCCACCTCAATGAACCTTTTCTGGGAAATGTTCTCATGATTCTCGACGAAATTTAACCCAGAGGTATTCTTGTCTGCCGAGCGTACGGATCTGTTTGGACTTACGACGGACCGGATCGACATGGTCTTTCCCCTCGCGCGCGAGGCCGATCCTCGGCTCTCTCTCGAAGCGTGGCGTCACTTCGCCGGACCGCGCGTCGAGACGGATTCTTCCGATCAACAGCCCCCCGGGATCCTGCTTGCCGCCCGCAACACCCATATTCGCGGACTTGCGGCCTATGACATGTCTCCTGAAGCCGGGTGCGACAATGTCTTGCGGGCACATCACATCGTCATCATAGATCGCACCCGCGAACGGCATCTGGCGATGGACTTGCTTGGCGGCCTGATGCACATCGCCGAGGCCGCGCGATGCAATCGGGTCCGGGCGCTGTTGCCGCCGACCAGCCGGTGGCTCCACACGCGTTGGTCCGACCCCGGCGGGCGCGTGTTCCGACTACCGGTCGAATGTTTGGCCGTGCCGGACAGTGCGGGGCCGCGCGATACGTCAGGCGCGACAACCGTGGTGGATTTCCGCCGAAGGACCTAGCCGCCGGGCACAAACGCCACGAGCTGATAGACGACCAGTCCGGCGCTCGCGCAACCACCGCTCCAAGGCACCCAGATCGGCACACGGAAGGAAGGTTGGTCCGCGGACATCCCGCGCCGCTTGAGTGCAACCAATGAAAAATTCACCAGGGTGAAGACACTCAACACCACGACAGATGTCAGCCTCGCCATGGCTTCCAGCGGCAGGAACAGGGCCAACAGTGCGACCATGCAACCGACAAAGAGCGTCGCGACGGCAGGCGTCTGACGCGTGGGATGGATCTTGGCGAACACAGCAGTGAGTTGCCCCTGCGCGGCCAGTCCATAGAGAACGCGCGATCCCATGATGATCTGGATCAGCGCCCCGTTCACGATCGCCAGCGTGCCGACGAAAACGATCGGCAAGGGCGACCCGCCTGTCGCATGCGCATAGATATCGGCCAGGGGCGCATCGCTCTGGGCCAGGTCGACGCCTGACATGCTCAACAACGCCACGAGCGACACGATGAAATAGAGGAACGCGGTGATCAGCAGGGTCAGGAGGATTGCCCGCGGCATCGTGTGCCGGACATCGCGCACTTCCTCCGCAACATTGACCATGTCTTCGAAACCGATGAACGCGAAGAACGCCAGTACGGCGCCCGAGGCAAGCAACTCCAGTGGCGGTCGCCGCACATCATCCAGGATCGTATCGACCCAGACGCCGGTTTCTGCCAGTCCGTCACGCGCCACCCAGACCACCAGGAGGAGGCCGGCGACTTCGAGCGCCGTGATCACGGCCGCCACAATCACCGCCTCGCGAATGCCCCATATCGCCAGCAGAACCAACGTCGCCAACAGGATCGCGGTGAACACAGGTGCCGGCCAGTCAAGCACGAGCCCGAGATAGCCCGTAAAGCCCTTGGTCAGCACCGCCGAGGAGATGACACCCGATGCCGCAACCAACAGTCCCACCACCACCGACAGGCGGGGCGTTCTCAGACCTTCACGCACATAAAGCGCCTCGCCGGCCGATCGCGGCATGCGTGTGCTCAGTTCGGCGAAACTCGCGGCGCTCAATCCCGCCAGGCCCGCCGCCGCCAGAAAACTCAGCGGCGCAAAAACACCCGCGACCTCGATGACCTTGCCGGTCAGCACGTAAATCCCCGCACCCACAGTGGTGCCGACGCCGTACATCGTGAGGAGCGGCAGCGTCAGCACCCGTTTGAGTTGCCGGGTCATGGCCGCAGCATCGCCGCCGCGCCGCTAATGAGACAACAGGGTGGGGACAGTCATATGCTCGAGGACATTCCGGGTCACGCCGCCGAACGCCAGTTCACGCACACGCGAATGGCCATAGGCCCCCATCACCACGAGGTCGCATCCTTCATCCGTTACCGCATTCAGGACGGCGTCGCCGACAGAGACTTCCTTGGCCGCCACATGCTTGATCTCGGCCTTCACCCCGTGACGCGCCAGATGGGTGCCAAGCTCGACGTCACGGCCGTCATCCTCGGCATTCACGCGGAAGACGACCACGCGGTCGGCCCCCTGAAGCAACGGCATCGCGTCGCGTACCGCACGGGCGCTTTCACGACGCGGCGTCCA is part of the Alphaproteobacteria bacterium genome and harbors:
- a CDS encoding Ldh family oxidoreductase, with the protein product MPADANTMQRYSRAQIEAFMTRCFAATGMPDADAATVARLMAEGDMLGKDSHGIFRLPGYIGRLKSGGFNPTPDIRIEKERTAMALIDGDNGMGHLVVHRAAEVAIEKAKTAGVAWTGLHSSNHAGAAGVYSNMALEHDMIGLYVAVGSANHLPPWGGTESLLSTNPIAVSVPADKEDSIVLDMATTVTSYGKVKVYAQRGIEMPEGWMVGHDGSPLTDASKADTGYLLPIGGPKGYGLALIFGILAGTLNGAHFGKNVVDMNADAASPTNTGQFYLAVNISAFMDVGDFKKQVDTVIAEMHGSPTLPGVERVRLPGEGTHAAYADRTANGIPLPDPLLENLAKVADELSVDRLG
- a CDS encoding APC family permease, which encodes MTRQLKRVLTLPLLTMYGVGTTVGAGIYVLTGKVIEVAGVFAPLSFLAAAGLAGLSAASFAELSTRMPRSAGEALYVREGLRTPRLSVVVGLLVAASGVISSAVLTKGFTGYLGLVLDWPAPVFTAILLATLVLLAIWGIREAVIVAAVITALEVAGLLLVVWVARDGLAETGVWVDTILDDVRRPPLELLASGAVLAFFAFIGFEDMVNVAEEVRDVRHTMPRAILLTLLITAFLYFIVSLVALLSMSGVDLAQSDAPLADIYAHATGGSPLPIVFVGTLAIVNGALIQIIMGSRVLYGLAAQGQLTAVFAKIHPTRQTPAVATLFVGCMVALLALFLPLEAMARLTSVVVLSVFTLVNFSLVALKRRGMSADQPSFRVPIWVPWSGGCASAGLVVYQLVAFVPGG
- a CDS encoding amidase; its protein translation is MDDLRNAAAIADLARDLRENKLSATALADAAIASHDAGDATFSAYKSWEPMRFRAEADVADRALAVGIDLGPLQGIPISVKDLYGVRGYPTFAGSPRELPVDWRHEGPVVRALRGQLAAFSGKTHTVQFAFGALGTNPHWGTPRNPWDAKDHRAPGGSSAGAGVSLWEGSALLALGTDTAGSVRMPASMTGTVGIKTTQGRWSTEGITPLSHTLDTPGVLARSVADGALAFSVIDPAASGDRERFLADIDTAVAGDFRIGVCETFFDACDPGVAEGVHEALAELEAAGARISRVDIPDLDEVDAIFRTGGLSSFEFASFIQDVLPDFLADIDPMVGSRFDKMASLTAAEYQGRLRRMAALSKAAHAAIADVHAVVGPTVPITPPKIADVQDPKAYMKANLMAARNTTVANLLAMSAVTIPVALDAAGMPVGLQINCAGGDDARAVAVARAFEKVLGTARERLGMPPLLS
- a CDS encoding ATP-binding protein; this encodes MLKKNLFYAATYRPVITVSVLALLTAAIVAYQVVSIVDGTRRATALEAAISYSRAISSIRNYYSSVVVPRARAAGTKVTHEYHDLDGAIPLPATLTIELGESVSRTSSGGDFRLLSSYPFPWRTEGGAQDNFESAALTAVEGGQAEDFVQVVDHDGQAELRYAQAVRMKASCVACHNSYPESPRIDWKVGDVRGIQSVRVPLPDFLGTSGGASNTSSILEQFAAIIAVLLAALALIGSLLYGMKILVTRQNRLIKIAQKRNRKLAAAKVEAESANRMKSDFLTNMSHELRTPLNAVIGFSDAIRNNIAGPIGDPQYTEYAQHINESGNQLLTIIEGILDLTKIESGELQLPDEQIDIAATVIQCLAMLEDEATRKTVRVQFDPHSDLPSLRANQRAIRQVLHNLVDNAIKFTPAGGNVTISAQLAADGALQITVLDTGLGMSSEEIEIAKKPFAQVDGGLNRKFEGTGMGLHICNKFVELHGGHLTIESAPGAGTSVTIILPSERLRTDVDAAA
- a CDS encoding cyclic nucleotide-binding domain-containing protein: MPDSPKQAQKRPHHKCETCDVRHKAMCAAVDYENTDQLQAIVSHRDYSPGQVIFEEGDPADYVFNISGGEVRLYKLLPDGRRQVTGFLTPGDFLGLITASSYAYGAEAIGAVELCCMKLSGLERLLSDIPPVRERLLDMSRDELVAAQEQMLLLGRKTAREKILSFLLYRHRHLDRTGRDASIDLPMSRTDIADYLGLTIETVSRTFTALRDEGLIELPNPHHVIFPDLDAVREAAEAA
- a CDS encoding DMT family transporter, with the protein product MRTQLPPQAKPQVPLLQAVAWMTGTLLSFTLMAIAVRELSGEIHSFEIMLFRSVGALVILLPFALIMGRAIWRTGNLKLQFGRNFVHFAAQLGWITGIGLLPLAEVFAIEFTAPIWATILAVLFLGERLNRGRIVAVAFGFIGILIILRPGVVAIDNGALAVLGAAVGFAMTLTITKYMTRTDAPVTILLYMSVIQLPMGIALSVFVWVTPDWLQLFWLFVVGVVGLSAHYCTAKALSIADQTIVVPMDFMRLPLIVVVGLLLYSETAQLPVLIGALIIFAGNYYSIRLENKRRKTIEM